Sequence from the Sphingomonas koreensis genome:
CATAAATCGCCACCGCAGCCAGCCCCCAGCTCACCCGCCCGGCGATCGCGAACGGCGTTACCAGCAGCAGATAGCCTGCCGGGCTTCCCCACCAGCGCTTGACGACCGCCTGCGTTCGCTCGCCGATCGCAACGGCGGCGAGTGCGGAAAGCGCGAGAATCAATCCGTCGAGCGTCGCGTCCGCACGCGTCTCCATGAGTCCCAGCGCAAGGATCACGATACCGGCGATCGCCCCGATCAGATGCTCCTGCGCCGCCGCGCGCTTCTCTTCGCCCCGCAGCGCCGACAACGCGGCGCCCGTCGCCAGCGCCGCAACGCCCGGCAGAGCGACTCCGGCGCCCCAGGGCCAGCCCAGTGCGATCAGCGCCGCCGCACCCGCGCCCAGCGCCAGCCCGCCCGCGGTCAGCGCCCAGCCAGGCACCGCCTTCTCGACGACCTTGGGCAATGCCAGCCGTGCGATGCGGGTGAAGACATGCCGGTCGGCCCAGCTCGTCCGCCGCTCGGTCAGCGCGGCGAGCACGGCGTTGCTGCGCGAAGCGAGCGCGCCGCCGTCCCGTTCGACGCCATGTCCGGCGCGCACGGCGCTCGACGGCAGCGATACCTGCTCGGCTCCCGCCTGCACGATCGCGCGCAGCAGGGTCGACTGGAAATCATAGTCTGGCGGGAAAGCCGCGATGTCGGTGATCCGCTGAACCGGAATCCGCGCCACGCCCGCCCAGCAATTCTGCGCATCGACCCGTTCGAGCGAAGCCGACGGTTCCTGCGTGACAAGAATCGCATCCTTGCCCTCGCCCGACATCTTGTCGACGACGTCATCGGTGGTGACGAGGCCGTCGGCGAGCACCACGATACTCGCCAGCGGGTGCGCCTTGGTCGATGCCTCGGCGGCAGATCGCACGATATCCACCGGCACGCCGCGCTTCGCCGCGCGGCTGACGGCGCCGAGCAGCGCGGGCGTTACCCGCGTCACTGCGACCAGGATCTGCCCCGCTCCGGCACCGACCAGCAGCCGCGCCTGGTATTCGAGCAACGTCATCCCGCCGAACGGCAAGGTGGCCGCCAGCGTCCCCGGCTTGTCGCCTGCGTCCTCGGTCGCGAAAATCAGCCCCGCCAACATCATGCCTGCGGTTACGGCAAACTTAGTAGCGAAGGAAGGGCTGCCGAGTCGCTTCCCACGCCGATTCGTCCGCATCCGCCGTCGAGTCGAGCTCGCCCGGCGCCGCCGCGACGTCGTCGACCCATGCGCGCAGCCCCGGCCCGCCGTTGATCACGTCGATCGCCAGCTTGTCGAATTCATATTCGTACGGGAAGTCACGCCACAGGTCATAGTCGGGGTAGAGCGCCCGGATCGCCCTGAACCCCAGCGCCTGAAGCCGCCACGGCCGGAAGGCTTCATGGTCGTATCCCGCCCCCTCGGCATGGATGAACACGCCGTTGCACAGCTCGCCGACATGTTTGTGGAAGGTCGGCTGGAACCAGAAGTCGCGCAGCGTGCATCCCGCCAGCCATTCGGGCGCAATCCGCCGCATCTCGGCGATCACCGCCTTGGCGTCGATGTCCGGCGCGCCGAACAGCTCCAGCGCGCGCGTCGTCCCGCGGCCCTCCGACAGCGTCGTTCCCTCCAGCATCACCGTGCCGGCATAGGCGCGGGCCATATTCACGTTGGCGGCGTTGGGGCTGGGGTTGATCCACACCCGCTCCGGCGGCCAGCCGAAGCCCGGCGCGGCATCGGGCGCCCAGCCCTGCATCTCGATCACGCGATAGGGCAGGTCGAGCTTGAACTGGTCGATGAACCACGCGCCCATCTCGCCCAGCGTCATGCCGTGCCGCATCGGCATCGGCCCCGCGCCGACGAAGCTCTCCCAGCCGGGCAGCAAGGTCAGCCCCTCCACCGGCCGCCCCGCCGGGTTGGGCCGGTCGAGCACCCACACTTCCTTGCCGTGCTGCGCCGCCGCTTCGAGCATGTAGAGCAGCGTCGTCACATAGGTGTAGATGCGGCAGCCCAGGTCCTGCAGGTCGATCAGGACGATGTCGAACGTGTGCATCGACTGGCCGGTCGGCCGCCGCACTTCGCCATAGAGGCTGAACACCGGCATCCCGTAGGTGGGATCGGTATAGTCCGGCGACTCCATCATATTGTCCTGCAGGTCGCCCCGCACGCCATGCTGCGGCCCGAACACCGCCGACACGCTCACCCCCGCCGCGACCAGCGCGTCGAGGCTGTGGGTCAGGTCCGCCGTCACCGAGGCGGGATGCGCGAGCAGCGCCACGCGGCGCCCCTTGAGCTGGTCGAGAAGCGCGGGGTCGGCGAGCAGCCGGTCGATACCGAAGTTCATGAGGCATCAGGTGCCGGGAGTTCGAGCGCAAAGCAATCGGGATGATGGAAATCGGGTTTCCCGGGCGGGTGGTTGAGCGCCCAGTAGGATCTGGTCCCGTCGGTCTCCTCGATCACCGCCGAGAGGCCGATCGCCACCGGCCCAGCCGGAATCGCCGCAAGGTCGACCTCCGCCTCCAGCACGAAGCTCTCGCCTTGGCGCTCCAGCTCGATATGCGGTTCGATCAGCAGCTCTAGGTTGCGCATCCCGGCGCGGTAGCCGTCGAACGCATAGGCCGCCCATTGCCCGGACGGCGACAAGTTGAACTCGACATAACCGTCGCCGCCGCCGGGTTTCAGGAACAGCTCGCAACAGGTTCGCTGCCACAGCCCATCCGTGCGGGCGGGTGATGCCGGATCGGGAACGGCCAGCGCTTCGCCCGGCGCGATATAGAAGGTCAGCAGCACCCGTTCGGCATCGGTCATCGACAGTTCGACGTCGACGGACCGCACCGAACGGGGCGGCGTGTCCGGGTGCGGGGCGAGCGAGAGCGCATGGGCAAGGGGGAACATGATGCAGGCGTAGCATCGCCCGTCCCCGCCTTGGAATCGCTTTCCCGCGTCACGGGATTCAACCCGGCCCGGTGACGATGCCATTCACCGTTTTGCTCTGCTTCCGCCCACCCGTCGCGCCACCCCATGGCGCGCCGCGCCCAACCCTGCTAACCGCGCCGCGCTATGACCGAATACACGTCCGATCTGCTTCGCCTGCTCGACCAGCGTGGATATATCCACCAGGTCACCGACGCCGCCGCGCTCGACGCGCTGGCCAGCAAACAGATCGTGCCCGGCTATATCGGCTTCGACCCGACGGCGCCCTCGCTCCACGTCGGCAGCCTCGTCCAGATCATGCTGCTGCGCCGGATGCAGCAGAGCGGGCACAAGCCGATCGTGCTGATGGGCGGCGGCACCGGCAAGATCGGCGACCCGAGCTTCAAGGACGAAGCGCGCAAGCTGATGACCGACGAGGTCATCGCCAGCAACGTCGCGTCGATCAAGACGGTGTTCGAAAAGTTCCTGACCTTCGGCGACGGCCCCACCGACGCGGTGATGGTCGACAATGCCGACTGGCTCGACAAGCTCGAATACATCCCGTTCCTGCGCGACATCGGGAAGCATTTCTCGATCAACCGCATGCTCAGCTTCGACAGCGTCAAGCTGCGACTCGACCGCGAACAGTCGCTCTCGTTCCTCGAATTCAACTACATGATCCTCCAGGGATATGACTTCCTGGAGCTGTCGCGCCGCGCCGGCTGTCGCCTGCAGATGGGCGGGTCGGACCAGTGGGGCAACATCGTCAACGGGATCGAGCTGTCGCGCCGCGTCGATGGGACCGAGGTCTATGGCGTCACCACGCCGCTGATCACCACCGCAGACGGCGGCAAGATGGGCAAGACCATGTCGGGCGCGGTCTGGCTCAACGAGGATCAGCTCCCGGCGTTCGACTACTGGCAGTTCTGGCGCAACACCGACGACCGAGATGTCGGCCGCTTCCTGCGCCTGTTCACCGATCTGCCGCTCGACGAGATCGCCCGGCTCGAAACGCTCGAAGGCGCGGAGATCAACGAGGCGAAGAAGATCCTCGCCACCGAAGCCACCGCGATGTGCCGCGGCCGCGAGGCAGCGGAAGCTGCAGCCGAAACCGCGCGGAAGACCTTCGAGGAAGGCAGCTCGGGCGAGTCGCTCCCCACCCTCGCGGTCAGCGGCGAGATCAGCGTGGTCGACGCACTGATCGGCCTCGGCTTCGCCGCGTCGAAGGGCGAGGCCCGCCGTCTGATCAAGGGCGGCGGCGCGCGCGTCGATGGCGAGAAGGTGAGCGACGAGGCGGCCATGGTCACGGTTGGCGCGGCACAGGTCCGCGTCTCGGCGGGCAAGAAGCACCACGGATTGCTCGATCCGGCCTGATCGCCGGCAAGCTTTCGCTAACCATGAGAGTTGCCGCGACGTTTACGCCCGGCGCCTAGCCTTTGCTTCCAGCAGTTGCCGGGGTGAACGGGGCATGCGCGCGTGACGTACCAGTTTTCAGCCGCAGCAGGGGCGCCCGCCCTCGCATCCGATCGCCGGGCGATCGAGCGCGACGAGGTCCATTATCGAGCCCGGGCATCCGGCCCCGACAACCAGCCGGTCACCCTGCTGATCGTCAACATTTCCCCCCACGGCCTGATGGCCCGCTGCGAAAAGCCTTTTGCGGAGGGGGACCGGCTTCGAGTCATGCTTCCGGCGGTAGGCACTGCCATCGCGGACGTGCGATGGTCGCTCGGCGGCCGCCTCGGCGCCAGCTTCGAGCCCGCGATCAGCCTGGCGAGCTATTACGCGTTGATCGCCCAGCTGGTGAAGAAGTGACTTAGGTTCTAGCCTTTCCGAACCAGGATCACGCCGGCCAGCACCAGCAGCACGCCAAAGGCCTTCATCGGCGTCACCGGGTTCTCCGGCAGCCGGATCAATCCGAAATGATCGATCACCAGCGCCGCCGCCAGCTGCGCGGCAATGGCGATGGTCAGCATCGAGGCAAGTCCGAGCCGCGGCGCGGCATAGGCCGAGGTCGAGACGAAGATCACGCCATAGATGCCCCCGGTCCATGCCCACCAGGGCACATCCTTGAGCGCCGCCGGCGACGTGCGGTCCAGCGTCGCCCAGATGCCGAGCAGGATCACGGTGCCGATCGCGAACGAAATCAACGCCGCGAGGATCACCGATCCGCTTCGCGCCAGCGTGCCGTTGACCGGAGGCTGCATCGCGACGCCGATCCCCGCAAGGATCGTCATGAGGATTGGAAAGATCGCTGACATCTGCGCGAGCAGATAGGTCGTGACGCGGCCGGTTCAACCCGCGCCGCGCCCTTTCCCGATCAGGCCGAAGGCCGCTCCACGATCGCGCCGACGATCCGCCGTACGACCGGCAGCACCATCAGCAGCACCGGAAAGGCGATCACCCAGGACAAGGCCCAGGCCCCCATCCAGGCGCGCGGAAAGGCTTCGGAGAAACCCAGGCTCCGCGCGGTGGCGATCGCCGAGACGACGAACGTCATCATGATCGAAAGAATGAACGCCGATACGAGCCCCGCATGGCGGGCGGGCAGACGGCGGGGACGAAACTTGCTTGGCATGATATTCTCACATTCAGGGCATCGGCCAGCATCCCGGGAAGACCCCGTTTCCCGGCCGATCACCGGGTTGGATGCGTTGCCTGACGTGAGACGCTTACGGCCTTCGCTGTGAAGGCGCGCCGCCTTTCTCACAGATGCGACCGATTCGCAACAGACTTCAACCCGCCCGCAACAGTCCCACCGCCGCATCGCGCTCGAACAGGTACAGCGCGACCCGCGCCGCCTGCCCGCGCTCGCCGTCGAGTCCGCCGTCGCGATCCACCAACAGCCGCGCATCGGCATTGGCCGCGCCGATCAGCTCGGCGAACTTCTCGGGCGGGGCGAGCCTGAACGTCTGCTCGCCCGACTGGCGCGTTCCGAGCATCTCTCCGGCGCCGCGCAGCCGCAGATCCTCCTCGGCGATGCGAAAGCCGTCATTGGTCTCGCGCATAAGCGCCAGCCGCGCCCGCGCCGTCTCGCTCAGCGTCCCGCCGCGCAGCAGCACGCATACCGATCGCCCGCCGCCGCGCCCGACCCGCCCGCGCAGCTGGTGGAGCTGGGCGAGGCCGAAGCGGTCGGCATGTTCGATCACGATCAGTGTGGCGTTGGGCACGTCCACGCCCACCTCGATCACCGTCGTTGCGACCAGCACGCCCAGCTCGCCGCTGGCGAAGCGCGCCATCACCGCGTCCTTTTCCGGCCCCTTCATCCGTCCGTGGACCAGCCCGATCCGCTCGCCGAACCGCGACCGCAGCGCCTCGGCGCGCTCCCCGGCGGCGGCGAGGTCGATCTTCTCGCTCTCCTCGACCAGCGGGCAAACCCAATAGGCCTGCCCGCCGCCCGACAGATGCCGGGCAAGGCCGTTGACGATTTCCTCCAGCCGTTCCTCGCTGATCACGCTGGTTTCGATCGGCTGGCGGCCGGGCGGCATCTCGTCGAGCTTGCTCACGTCCATCTCGCCATGCGTGGCGAGTTGCAGGGTTCGCGGGATCGGCGTCGCGGTCATCACCAGCAGATGCGGCGCGGTCTTCGCCTTGGCCTGCAACATCATCCGCTCGGCCACCCCGAAGCGATGCTGCTCGTCGACCACGACCAGCCCTAGATCGCGATATTCCACCCCCTGCTGGAAGATCGCGTGGGTGCCGATCAGGATATCGATCGACCCGTCGTGCAGCCCCATCAAGGTCGCTTCCCGCGCGCGGCCCTTGTCGCGCCCGGTGAGGATGGCGATGCGCACATCCAATCCCGAGAACAACCTCTGCAACGTCTCGAAATGCTGGCGCGCGAGGATTTCGGTCGGCGCCAGCATCGCGCCCTGAGCCCCGGCCTCGACCGCGATCAGCAGCGCCATCGCCGCGACCAGCGTCTTGCCCGCGCCGACATCGCCCTGCAGCAGCCGCAACATCGGGCGGCTCTGTGCCATATCGCCCTCGATCTCCCGGATCGTCCGCGCCTGCGCCCCCGTCGGCGTGTAGGGCAGGTGCAGCGCATCGCGCAGCCGCCCGTCGCCCGCCAGCGGCCGTCCCTTCTTCGCCCGCGCCGCACCGCGCACCAGCATCAGCGCCAGCTGGTTCGCGAACACCTCGTCATAGGCCAGCCGGTCGCGCGCCTTCGCGTCCGCCGGATCGGCATGGATCCGCGCCAGCGCCTCGCGCCACGCCGGCCAGCCGTTGCGGTCCTTCAGGCTCGGCTCGATCCATTCGGGCAGCTCGGGCGCGCGCTCGATCGCCTGTGCCGCCAGCGCCGCGAGCCGCTTCGAGGTCATCCCCTCCGACAGGGGATAGATCGCCTCGCGCCCGGTGGGTTCAGCCGCTTCGGGCGCGACCACCTCGGGGTGCACGATCTGCAATTCCTGCCCGTACTGGTCGAGCTTGCCCGATACCCAGCGCGGTTCGTTCAGCGGCAACTGCTTCTTGGCCCAGCCCGAATTGCCGCCGAAGAAGACCAGGGTCACATAGTTCCCCTTCGCATCCACCGCCTCCACCCGCGACGGCGCGCGCGCACTGCCGCCCATCCGGTAGTTCACCGGGGTCAGCGTGATCGCGATGATCCGGCCGACATCCGCCGCATCCAGCTCTTCGCGCGGCAGCCGGTCGATCCATCCGCTCGGCAAATGGAAGGCGACATCCACCACTCGCGCCAGCCCCAGCCGCTCCAGCGGCTTGGCAAGCTGCGGCCCCACGCCCTTGAGCGCGGTGACTTCGGCGAACAGCGGGTTGAGGATATCAGGGCGCATGTCTATCTGCGTGTGCCTACACCCAGCCGACAGCGCAACAAAGCGCCGTCGGCCAATTTGCGTTGAGAAAATGGACCGCGAAACCCGTCTGAAACGTCTCCGCTTCCGCGCCTGGCACCGCGGCGTCAAGGAAGCCGATTTGATGATCGGCGGATTCTTCGACGCGCACCATGCCCGCTGGGGCGACGCGGAGATCGAATTGTTCGAGGCGCTGCTCGAAGAGCAGGACGTCGACATCATGGCCTGGGCGATGGGCACCCAGCCCGTCCCGCCCGAATATCACGGCGCGATCATGTCCGCGCTCAAGGCACTCAACTACGTGCCCGTCGCCGAATGATTGTGAAAGCCGTCACCCCAGCGAAAGCTGGGATCTCCTGCCACAAGCGACGCGCCAGCGAGGAAAGACCCCAGCTTTCGCTGGGGTGACGAACTGAACCATGCCCGACCTGAACCAGATCCTCTCGGCCACGACGCCACTCACCCTGTCCGGCGTCCCCGCGGGCTTCCTCCCATGGTTGCTCGCCGATCTCGCGCGCGCCAGCACCACCGGCGCGGTCTATATCGCCCCCGACGAGTCCGCGATGCGCGCCGTCGCCTCCACCGCAGCCTTCTTCGCGCCCGAGCTCGAGATCGTCCAGTTCCCCGCCTGGGACTGCCTGCCCTATGACCGCGCCAGTCCCACGCTGCGCGTCATGGCCGAGCGAATGGCCGCGCTCGCCGCGTTGCAGGGCAAGACCAGCAAGCCGCGCCTGATCCTCACCACCGTCAACGCCGCGACCCAGCGCACGCTGACCCCGTTCCGCGTCCGCCAGATGACCGCGCGGCTCGCGCCGGGCGAGCGCATCTCGCTCGACAAGCTCGCCGCGCTCCTGTCCGCCAACGGCTATGTCCGCACCGACACCGTTCACGACTCCGGCGAGTTCGCGGTGCGCGGCGGCCTCGTCGACCTGTTCCCGTCGGGCAGCGAGCAGGGCCTGCGCCTGGACTTTTTCGGCGACGAGATCGAGAGCGTCCGCACCTTCGACCCCGCCGATCAGCGCACCACCGGCCGCGTCGACGGCTTCACCCTGCTCCCCGCCAGCGAAGCCCTGCTCGACGAGGATACGATCAAGCGCTTCCGCACGCGCTATCGCGAGAAGTTCGGCGCCACCGCCACCGGCGATCCGCTCTATCAGGCCATCAGTGATGGCCGCCGCCTCGCCGGCATGGAGCATTGGCTGCCGCTGTTCGAGGAGCGGCTCGAAACGCTGTTCGAGCATCTCCCCGCCGACGCCGTGATCGTCCGCGATGCGGGCGACGCCGGTGCGGCGGAGAACCGGTTCGAGGCGATCGCCGACTATCAGGCCAACCGCGTCCGCGCCCAGTCGACCGATGCCGGCAGCTACCGCCCGCTCGGCACCGACCAGCTCTATCTCCTCCCCGCCGAATGGGACAAGCGGCTCAAGGAAGCCAAGGCGCACCTCGCCACCCCCTTCCACGAGCCCGAAAGCGCGACCGTCCTCGACTTCGCGGTCGATGGCCCGCGCGACTTCGCGCCCGAGCGCGCCGCCGGCACCAACATCTACGAAGCCGTCGCCGAACACCTCGCCAAGCTGCGCAAGGCCGGGAAGAAACCCATCCTCGCCAGCTATTCGATCGGCTCGCGCGAGCGCTTGAAGGGCCTGCTCGCCGACCATGGCCTGCCCAATGCCGTGTTCGCGGAGAGCTGGCAGGAGGCGCTCGGAGTCGCCGCGGGCGGGCGCGATTCGGGCAATGTCGCGCTCATCGTCCTGCCCCTCGACCATGGCTTCACCTCACCCGAGGTCGCGCTGCTCACCGAGCAGGACATGCTCGGCGACCGCCTCGTCCGCCGCAACAAGCGCAAGAAGTCGACCGACGCCTTCCTCGCCGAGCTCGCCACCCTCTCCCCCGGCGACCTCGTCGTCCATCTCGAGCACGGCATCGGCCGCTACGAGGGGCTGACCCAGATCCCGGTGCAGAAGGCGCCGCACGATTGCGTCGCGCTCACCTATGCCGGCGGCGACAAGCTCTACGTCCCAGTCGAGAATCTCGAAGTCCTCTCGCGCTACGGCTCGTCGGAAGAAGGCGCCGCGCTCGACCGTCTCGGCGGCGAGGCGTGGCAGCGACGCAAGTCGCGGATGAAGGAGCGCATCCGCGAGATCGCGGGTGAACTCATCGCCACCGCCGCCGCGCGCGCCGTCCGCCCCGGCGAAGTGCTCGAACCCGATCCCGGCGGCTACCCCGCGTTCGTCGATCGCTTCCCCTTCACCGAGACCGACGACCAGGATCGCGCGATCGGCGACGTGCTCGAGGACCTCGCCGCCGGCCGCCCGATGGACCGGCTCGTCGTCGGCGATGTCGGCTTCGGCAAGACCGAGGTCGCGTTGCGCGCCGCCTTCGTCGCGGCGATGGCGGGGCAGCAGGTCGCGGTGGTCTGCCCCACCACCTTG
This genomic interval carries:
- a CDS encoding exo-beta-N-acetylmuramidase NamZ family protein is translated as MNFGIDRLLADPALLDQLKGRRVALLAHPASVTADLTHSLDALVAAGVSVSAVFGPQHGVRGDLQDNMMESPDYTDPTYGMPVFSLYGEVRRPTGQSMHTFDIVLIDLQDLGCRIYTYVTTLLYMLEAAAQHGKEVWVLDRPNPAGRPVEGLTLLPGWESFVGAGPMPMRHGMTLGEMGAWFIDQFKLDLPYRVIEMQGWAPDAAPGFGWPPERVWINPSPNAANVNMARAYAGTVMLEGTTLSEGRGTTRALELFGAPDIDAKAVIAEMRRIAPEWLAGCTLRDFWFQPTFHKHVGELCNGVFIHAEGAGYDHEAFRPWRLQALGFRAIRALYPDYDLWRDFPYEYEFDKLAIDVINGGPGLRAWVDDVAAAPGELDSTADADESAWEATRQPFLRY
- a CDS encoding DOMON-like domain-containing protein, which gives rise to MFPLAHALSLAPHPDTPPRSVRSVDVELSMTDAERVLLTFYIAPGEALAVPDPASPARTDGLWQRTCCELFLKPGGGDGYVEFNLSPSGQWAAYAFDGYRAGMRNLELLIEPHIELERQGESFVLEAEVDLAAIPAGPVAIGLSAVIEETDGTRSYWALNHPPGKPDFHHPDCFALELPAPDAS
- the tyrS gene encoding tyrosine--tRNA ligase, translating into MTEYTSDLLRLLDQRGYIHQVTDAAALDALASKQIVPGYIGFDPTAPSLHVGSLVQIMLLRRMQQSGHKPIVLMGGGTGKIGDPSFKDEARKLMTDEVIASNVASIKTVFEKFLTFGDGPTDAVMVDNADWLDKLEYIPFLRDIGKHFSINRMLSFDSVKLRLDREQSLSFLEFNYMILQGYDFLELSRRAGCRLQMGGSDQWGNIVNGIELSRRVDGTEVYGVTTPLITTADGGKMGKTMSGAVWLNEDQLPAFDYWQFWRNTDDRDVGRFLRLFTDLPLDEIARLETLEGAEINEAKKILATEATAMCRGREAAEAAAETARKTFEEGSSGESLPTLAVSGEISVVDALIGLGFAASKGEARRLIKGGGARVDGEKVSDEAAMVTVGAAQVRVSAGKKHHGLLDPA
- a CDS encoding PilZ domain-containing protein, translated to MTYQFSAAAGAPALASDRRAIERDEVHYRARASGPDNQPVTLLIVNISPHGLMARCEKPFAEGDRLRVMLPAVGTAIADVRWSLGGRLGASFEPAISLASYYALIAQLVKK
- a CDS encoding DMT family transporter, whose translation is MSAIFPILMTILAGIGVAMQPPVNGTLARSGSVILAALISFAIGTVILLGIWATLDRTSPAALKDVPWWAWTGGIYGVIFVSTSAYAAPRLGLASMLTIAIAAQLAAALVIDHFGLIRLPENPVTPMKAFGVLLVLAGVILVRKG
- a CDS encoding DUF2798 domain-containing protein gives rise to the protein MRGCWWIATADSTASAGRRRGSRCTCSSAMRRWDCCGRVEVCCESVASVRKAARLHSEGRKRLTSGNASNPVIGRETGSSRDAGRCPECENIMPSKFRPRRLPARHAGLVSAFILSIMMTFVVSAIATARSLGFSEAFPRAWMGAWALSWVIAFPVLLMVLPVVRRIVGAIVERPSA
- the recG gene encoding ATP-dependent DNA helicase RecG → MRPDILNPLFAEVTALKGVGPQLAKPLERLGLARVVDVAFHLPSGWIDRLPREELDAADVGRIIAITLTPVNYRMGGSARAPSRVEAVDAKGNYVTLVFFGGNSGWAKKQLPLNEPRWVSGKLDQYGQELQIVHPEVVAPEAAEPTGREAIYPLSEGMTSKRLAALAAQAIERAPELPEWIEPSLKDRNGWPAWREALARIHADPADAKARDRLAYDEVFANQLALMLVRGAARAKKGRPLAGDGRLRDALHLPYTPTGAQARTIREIEGDMAQSRPMLRLLQGDVGAGKTLVAAMALLIAVEAGAQGAMLAPTEILARQHFETLQRLFSGLDVRIAILTGRDKGRAREATLMGLHDGSIDILIGTHAIFQQGVEYRDLGLVVVDEQHRFGVAERMMLQAKAKTAPHLLVMTATPIPRTLQLATHGEMDVSKLDEMPPGRQPIETSVISEERLEEIVNGLARHLSGGGQAYWVCPLVEESEKIDLAAAGERAEALRSRFGERIGLVHGRMKGPEKDAVMARFASGELGVLVATTVIEVGVDVPNATLIVIEHADRFGLAQLHQLRGRVGRGGGRSVCVLLRGGTLSETARARLALMRETNDGFRIAEEDLRLRGAGEMLGTRQSGEQTFRLAPPEKFAELIGAANADARLLVDRDGGLDGERGQAARVALYLFERDAAVGLLRAG
- a CDS encoding succinate dehydrogenase assembly factor 2, with the protein product MDRETRLKRLRFRAWHRGVKEADLMIGGFFDAHHARWGDAEIELFEALLEEQDVDIMAWAMGTQPVPPEYHGAIMSALKALNYVPVAE
- the mfd gene encoding transcription-repair coupling factor gives rise to the protein MPDLNQILSATTPLTLSGVPAGFLPWLLADLARASTTGAVYIAPDESAMRAVASTAAFFAPELEIVQFPAWDCLPYDRASPTLRVMAERMAALAALQGKTSKPRLILTTVNAATQRTLTPFRVRQMTARLAPGERISLDKLAALLSANGYVRTDTVHDSGEFAVRGGLVDLFPSGSEQGLRLDFFGDEIESVRTFDPADQRTTGRVDGFTLLPASEALLDEDTIKRFRTRYREKFGATATGDPLYQAISDGRRLAGMEHWLPLFEERLETLFEHLPADAVIVRDAGDAGAAENRFEAIADYQANRVRAQSTDAGSYRPLGTDQLYLLPAEWDKRLKEAKAHLATPFHEPESATVLDFAVDGPRDFAPERAAGTNIYEAVAEHLAKLRKAGKKPILASYSIGSRERLKGLLADHGLPNAVFAESWQEALGVAAGGRDSGNVALIVLPLDHGFTSPEVALLTEQDMLGDRLVRRNKRKKSTDAFLAELATLSPGDLVVHLEHGIGRYEGLTQIPVQKAPHDCVALTYAGGDKLYVPVENLEVLSRYGSSEEGAALDRLGGEAWQRRKSRMKERIREIAGELIATAAARAVRPGEVLEPDPGGYPAFVDRFPFTETDDQDRAIGDVLEDLAAGRPMDRLVVGDVGFGKTEVALRAAFVAAMAGQQVAVVCPTTLLARQHFTNFVQRFEGFPIRIGRLSRLVPAAEAKATREGLESGQIDIVVGTHAVLAKGIEFKRLGLVIVDEEQRFGVTHKERLKGLKADVHVLTLTATPIPRTLQMAMSGLRELSVIQTPPVDRLAVRTYVMPWDPVVLREALLREHYRGGQSFLVTPRIADLPDIEKFLREEVPEVRYVVAHGQMAAGEVEERMSAFYDKKYEVLVSTTIIESGLDIPSANTMIINRADRFGLAQLYQLRGRVGRAKTRAYAYMTTAPQRLMTEAAEKRLKVLSDLESLGAGFQLASHDLDIRGAGNLLGDEQSGHIKEVGYELYQSMLEEAIMDAKAGGLADARPRDLSPQITVDAPILIPEGFVPDLDLRMGLYRRLNEVEDKRGIDEFAAEMIDRFGKLPEETENLLLLIEAKLNAKRACIAKIDVGPKGALVSFHEDSFPSVEGLMAYVAKLEGTAKLRPDMKLVISRAWATPRARLNAAVQLSRGLAKAAG